The Paenibacillus sp. MBLB1832 genome has a window encoding:
- a CDS encoding FAD-dependent oxidoreductase: MNKTIQADVVVTGGGPAGICAAIAAGRQGVKTILIERYGFLGGMSTAASVYPWMTFHTDSGEQAIKGIAQEIIDRLIVMNGSPGHQRCTVGFVHTVTPYSPEVFQVLAMDMLREAGVKIVLHSFVDRVQVEDGNITSVEITTKSGRYTIAGRVFVDTSGDGDVAYLSGAPTLKGREGDKRTQPMTMKFRMRGVDLSKVRQAMLDNPDNFYRKTPIGAMKEDGIPLTGVSGFYKEWKQSGVPINRDQVLFFTGPAPDEVLINCTRVQGLDGTDVEDLTQAEEEGRKQVLLMARFLQTSVPGFEQASISSVGAQIGIRETRRIDGLYALTMDDVVQGRKFDDAIARSGYPVDIHDPSGKGVTEAGVGGDGAYDIPYRCLVARDINNLLAAGRCISTTHEALATTRLTPSCMATGQAAGTAAALICISRVTPADVDVKELQRRLVAAGVVL; encoded by the coding sequence TTGAATAAAACAATACAGGCTGATGTTGTGGTGACGGGAGGCGGACCCGCTGGCATTTGCGCAGCTATTGCTGCGGGGCGTCAGGGCGTCAAGACCATTTTAATAGAAAGATACGGGTTTCTGGGGGGTATGTCGACGGCGGCATCCGTGTATCCGTGGATGACATTTCATACGGATTCAGGCGAGCAGGCTATTAAAGGAATCGCTCAGGAGATCATAGACCGATTGATAGTCATGAATGGCTCCCCAGGTCATCAGCGCTGTACGGTAGGATTCGTTCACACCGTTACGCCATATTCGCCAGAAGTGTTTCAAGTGCTTGCTATGGATATGTTGAGGGAGGCAGGTGTGAAAATCGTGCTGCACAGCTTTGTGGATCGCGTCCAGGTAGAGGACGGGAACATCACGTCAGTGGAAATAACAACCAAGTCAGGACGGTATACCATTGCGGGTCGTGTCTTCGTCGATACGTCAGGGGATGGGGATGTAGCCTACTTATCTGGAGCGCCGACACTAAAGGGGCGAGAGGGAGACAAACGCACGCAGCCGATGACCATGAAGTTTCGGATGAGAGGCGTCGATTTAAGCAAAGTTCGCCAAGCTATGCTGGATAATCCTGATAATTTCTACCGTAAAACGCCGATTGGAGCAATGAAGGAGGACGGCATCCCGTTAACGGGTGTGTCGGGCTTCTACAAGGAATGGAAACAGAGCGGTGTGCCCATTAACCGTGATCAGGTTTTGTTTTTTACAGGTCCTGCCCCAGATGAGGTGCTGATTAATTGTACGCGAGTGCAGGGGCTCGACGGAACAGATGTGGAAGATTTAACGCAAGCCGAGGAGGAGGGGAGGAAGCAGGTGCTTCTCATGGCTCGATTCCTTCAGACATCCGTCCCAGGATTCGAACAGGCATCCATTTCATCGGTAGGCGCACAAATCGGTATTCGTGAAACACGCCGTATCGACGGGCTCTACGCCTTGACGATGGATGACGTTGTTCAGGGGAGGAAGTTCGATGATGCCATAGCGCGAAGCGGATACCCGGTTGATATCCACGACCCATCTGGAAAGGGCGTGACGGAAGCTGGGGTCGGGGGAGACGGCGCTTACGATATTCCGTACCGCTGTCTCGTAGCCAGAGACATTAACAACTTGCTGGCTGCAGGCCGCTGTATATCGACAACGCATGAAGCGTTGGCAACGACGCGGTTAACCCCAAGCTGCATGGCAACCGGTCAAGCCGCGGGGACCGCAGCAGCTCTGATCTGCATTAGCAGAGTTACTCCAGCTGATGTGGATGTTAAAGAGCTTCAGCGGCGATTAGTAGCTGCGGGAGTGGTGCTTTAG
- a CDS encoding sulfate/molybdate ABC transporter ATP-binding protein, translated as MQIEVRQLSKQFGGFQAADNVSFSVQQGQLIGFLGPSGGGKTTILRMLAGLEEPTSGHILFDGQRVNNLPPQERNLGFVFQNYALFRHMNVFDNIAFGLNVQKKKKAEIQARVHELIALTGLTGLEKRLPHQLSGGQRQRVAFARALAPSPGLLLLDEPFAAIDAKVRKELRSWLRETINKLGITTIFVTHDQEEAVEVADEIMIISQGRLEQKGAPIDIYKNPQTPFVAGFIGESSEIPDAHQLRGFEQLASGSKAVIRPEFVEVGNKSELSHPSASQEGVVRNLFFRGTSWQVEVEVGAFKLIAYRSLEKPPLNPGASVHVLIHRVYAFDGIRTTAVENGHKHDPIPVSVV; from the coding sequence ATGCAGATCGAAGTTAGACAGCTTTCTAAACAATTCGGTGGCTTTCAGGCTGCCGACAATGTGTCGTTTAGCGTGCAGCAGGGCCAACTGATTGGCTTCCTAGGGCCGAGCGGCGGCGGCAAAACAACCATTTTACGCATGCTGGCAGGCCTGGAAGAGCCAACTAGCGGACATATTTTGTTTGACGGACAGCGGGTTAACAACCTACCGCCGCAGGAGCGGAATCTTGGTTTTGTTTTTCAGAACTATGCGCTTTTCAGGCACATGAACGTGTTCGATAACATCGCATTCGGACTGAATGTTCAGAAGAAGAAAAAGGCGGAGATTCAGGCTCGCGTACACGAGCTCATTGCGCTGACTGGGCTCACTGGGCTGGAAAAAAGACTCCCGCATCAGCTGTCTGGCGGACAGCGACAGCGTGTGGCCTTCGCTCGGGCATTGGCTCCGAGTCCTGGACTGCTGCTTCTCGATGAGCCATTCGCGGCCATTGACGCCAAAGTACGCAAGGAACTGCGCAGCTGGTTGCGCGAGACCATTAATAAACTCGGTATCACGACCATATTCGTTACCCACGATCAAGAGGAAGCCGTCGAGGTGGCTGACGAGATCATGATCATTTCGCAGGGCCGACTGGAGCAGAAGGGCGCGCCTATCGATATTTACAAGAACCCACAAACACCTTTCGTGGCGGGCTTTATTGGCGAATCAAGCGAAATTCCGGATGCCCACCAACTGCGAGGCTTCGAGCAATTGGCGAGCGGCAGCAAGGCCGTGATCCGACCCGAATTCGTCGAGGTCGGAAATAAGAGCGAGCTTAGCCACCCCTCGGCGTCCCAAGAAGGCGTCGTGCGAAATCTTTTCTTTCGCGGAACGAGCTGGCAGGTAGAAGTAGAAGTCGGCGCGTTCAAGCTGATCGCATACCGATCGTTAGAGAAGCCACCGCTGAATCCAGGCGCAAGCGTTCACGTGCTCATCCATCGTGTTTACGCATTCGATGGCATCAGGACGACGGCTGTCGAGAATGGGCATAAGCATGATCCGATACCGGTGAGTGTAGTTTGA
- a CDS encoding VOC family protein — translation MGRVVHFEIHVDDMERAKKFYGEVFGWTFEDWSDYAGMPYFGAVTGDADQMGINGALMKRHGAPPQPGQAMNGFACTMGVGDYDATEAKILHLGGKVALPKHALPGMAWQGYYMDTEGNVFGVHQPDVNAK, via the coding sequence ATGGGAAGAGTAGTTCATTTTGAGATTCATGTCGACGATATGGAGCGTGCCAAGAAATTTTATGGCGAAGTGTTTGGATGGACATTTGAGGATTGGAGTGATTACGCGGGCATGCCTTATTTTGGGGCTGTGACCGGCGATGCCGATCAGATGGGTATTAACGGGGCTTTGATGAAGCGCCACGGCGCTCCTCCACAACCGGGCCAAGCCATGAATGGCTTCGCTTGTACAATGGGCGTTGGCGACTACGATGCTACGGAAGCCAAAATTCTTCATCTCGGCGGCAAAGTCGCATTGCCGAAGCATGCATTACCTGGAATGGCATGGCAAGGGTACTACATGGACACGGAAGGCAATGTTTTTGGCGTTCATCAGCCGGATGTAAACGCGAAATAG